One window of the Gambusia affinis linkage group LG13, SWU_Gaff_1.0, whole genome shotgun sequence genome contains the following:
- the hspa12a gene encoding heat shock 70 kDa protein 12A isoform X1 has product MTEKDTGTENIITDEMANPLSKSGGDPGITPLSPSHIQQSDTDQVQSGPSFVVVVAIDFGTTSSGYAYAFTKEPECIHTMRRWEGGDPGVSNQKTPTTILLTPDRKFHSFGYAARDFYHDLDPSESKHWLYLEKFKMKLHTTANLSIDTEIHAANGKRVKALDIFAYALAFFKEQALKELSDQTGSEFDNSNVRWVITVPAIWKMPAKQFMREAAYKSALVSRENPEQLIIALEPEAASIYCRKLRLHQMVDLGTQTTQNGFSPNDNVGSGMTQVSPAKEHARRNRQSRTFLVENVIGELWSELEEGDRYVVMDCGGGTVDLTVHQIRLPEGHLKELYKASGGPYGSIGVDYEFEKLLCKIFGQDFIDQFKIKRPAAWVDLMIAFESRKRAAAPERTNPLNINLPFSFIDYYKKFRGHSVDHALRKSNVDFVKWSSQGMLRMSPDAMNTLFKPTIDHIIQHLTELFEKPEVSDIKFLFLVGGFAESALLQQAVQNMLQGRSRIIIPHDVGLTILKGAVLFGLDPSVIKVRRAPLTYGVGVLNRFVEGKHPPEKLLIKDGTRWCTDVFDTFIAADQSVALGEMVKRSYTPAKPSQQVIVIHVYCSEKESAGFISEPGVRKCGTLRLDVSGTESSAPRREIQTLMQFGDTEIRAMAIDVSTGRTVKASIDFLSH; this is encoded by the exons ATGAGATGGCGAATCCTTTGTCAAAGAGTGGAGGCGACCCGGGAATCACCCCTCTATCGCCGTCACATATCCAG CAAAGTGACACGGACCAGGTGCAGTCCGGACCGTCCTTTGTGGTGGTGGTCGCCATCGACTTCGGCACGACGTCCAGCGGTTATGCTTACGCTTTCACAAAGGAGCCTGAGTGCATTCACACCATGAG GCGCTGGGAGGGCGGAGACCCTGGTGTTTCCAATCAGAAGACTCCAACCACCATCCTGCTGACTCCAGACAGAAAGTTTCACAGCTTCGGATACGCAGCCCGTGATTTCTACCACGACCTGGATCCTAGCGAGTCCAAACACTGGCTGTACCTGGAGAAATTCAAAATGAAGCTTCACACCACTGCA AATCTGTCCATTGACACTGAGATCCACGCGGCAAATGGAAAGCGAGTTAAAGCCCTGGACATCTTTGCCTATGCGCTGGCATTCTTTAAGGAGCAAGCATTAAAG GAGCTCAGTGATCAAACCGGCAGTGAATTTGACAACAGCAATGTGAGATGGGTAATCACAGTACCAGCAATCTGGAAAATGCCTGCAAAGCAGTTCATGAGGGAAGCAGCTTATAAG TCTGCTCTGGTGTCACGTGAAAACCCAGAACAGCTGATCATTGCTCTGGAGCCCGAGGCCGCCTCCATCTATTGTCGTAAGCTGCGCCTCCATCAGATGGTGGACCTGGGCACACAAACCACCCAGAACGGCTTCAGCCCCAACGATAATGTGGGGAGTGGAATGACCCAAG TGTCTCCAG CTAAGGAGCATGCACGGCGCAACCGACAGAGCCGCACCTTTTTGGTGGAAAATGTCATAGGGGAGCTTTGGTCGGAGCTGGAAGAAG GTGACCGTTATGTGGTAATGGACTGTGGGGGAGGAACAGTGGACCTGACTGTCCATCAAATCCGTCTTCCAGAAGGACATCTAAAAGAACTCTACAAGGCCTCGG GTGGACCTTATGGCTCTATCGGGGTTGATTATGAGTTTGAGAAGTTGCTGTGTAAGATCTTTGGCCAGGATTTCATCGACCAGTTTAAAATTAAGAGGCCAGCCGCCTGGGTGGACCTGATGATTGCATTTGAGTCTCGGAAGAGAGCGGCGGCTCCTGAGAGGACCAACCCTCTCAACATCAACCTGCCTTTCTCCTTCATCGACTACTACAAGAAGTTCCGGGGTCACAGCGTCGACCACGCTCTGCGCAAAAGCAA TGTGGACTTTGTTAAATGGTCATCTCAAGGGATGCTGAGGATGAGTCCAGATGCAATGAATACCCTCTTCAAACCGACCATAGACCACATCATCCAACATCTCA CTGAACTCTTTGAGAAGCCAGAAGTTAGCGACATTAAGTTCCTGTTCCTGGTTGGAGGTTTTGCTGAGTCCGCCCTGCTGCAGCAGGCTGTCCAGAACATGCTTCAGGGCCGCTCCAGAATCATCATCCCGCACGACGTTGGTCTAACCATCCTGAAAGGTGCTGTGCTGTTTGGCCTGGACCCCAGTGTCATTAAAGTGCGTCGTGCACCCCTGACATACGGGGTAGGTGTCCTTAATCGATTCGTGGAGGGCAAGCACCCGCCGGAGAAACTGCTGATAAAGGACGGAACCCGCTGGTGCACAGACGTCTTCGACACTTTCATTGCTGCTGACCAATCTGTGGCACTGGGTGAGATGGTGAAGCGCAGCTACACGCCAGCCAAGCCTTCCCAACAGGTTATAGTTATCCATGTTTATTGCTCAGAGAAGGAGAGCGCAGGGTTTATCAGCGAGCCCGGGGTCAGGAAGTGTGGGACGCTTCGCTTAGATGTCAGTGGAACAGAAAGTTCAGCCCCACGCCGTGAGATCCAGACCCTCATGCAGTTCGGTGACACAGAGATTCGAGCCATGGCTATAGACGTGTCCACAGGACGCACCGTCAAAGCTAGCATCGACTTCCTAAGCCACTAA
- the hspa12a gene encoding heat shock 70 kDa protein 12A isoform X2, which translates to MTEKDTGTENIITDEMANPLSKSGGDPGITPLSPSHIQQSDTDQVQSGPSFVVVVAIDFGTTSSGYAYAFTKEPECIHTMRRWEGGDPGVSNQKTPTTILLTPDRKFHSFGYAARDFYHDLDPSESKHWLYLEKFKMKLHTTANLSIDTEIHAANGKRVKALDIFAYALAFFKEQALKELSDQTGSEFDNSNVRWVITVPAIWKMPAKQFMREAAYKSALVSRENPEQLIIALEPEAASIYCRKLRLHQMVDLGTQTTQNGFSPNDNVGSGMTQAKEHARRNRQSRTFLVENVIGELWSELEEGDRYVVMDCGGGTVDLTVHQIRLPEGHLKELYKASGGPYGSIGVDYEFEKLLCKIFGQDFIDQFKIKRPAAWVDLMIAFESRKRAAAPERTNPLNINLPFSFIDYYKKFRGHSVDHALRKSNVDFVKWSSQGMLRMSPDAMNTLFKPTIDHIIQHLTELFEKPEVSDIKFLFLVGGFAESALLQQAVQNMLQGRSRIIIPHDVGLTILKGAVLFGLDPSVIKVRRAPLTYGVGVLNRFVEGKHPPEKLLIKDGTRWCTDVFDTFIAADQSVALGEMVKRSYTPAKPSQQVIVIHVYCSEKESAGFISEPGVRKCGTLRLDVSGTESSAPRREIQTLMQFGDTEIRAMAIDVSTGRTVKASIDFLSH; encoded by the exons ATGAGATGGCGAATCCTTTGTCAAAGAGTGGAGGCGACCCGGGAATCACCCCTCTATCGCCGTCACATATCCAG CAAAGTGACACGGACCAGGTGCAGTCCGGACCGTCCTTTGTGGTGGTGGTCGCCATCGACTTCGGCACGACGTCCAGCGGTTATGCTTACGCTTTCACAAAGGAGCCTGAGTGCATTCACACCATGAG GCGCTGGGAGGGCGGAGACCCTGGTGTTTCCAATCAGAAGACTCCAACCACCATCCTGCTGACTCCAGACAGAAAGTTTCACAGCTTCGGATACGCAGCCCGTGATTTCTACCACGACCTGGATCCTAGCGAGTCCAAACACTGGCTGTACCTGGAGAAATTCAAAATGAAGCTTCACACCACTGCA AATCTGTCCATTGACACTGAGATCCACGCGGCAAATGGAAAGCGAGTTAAAGCCCTGGACATCTTTGCCTATGCGCTGGCATTCTTTAAGGAGCAAGCATTAAAG GAGCTCAGTGATCAAACCGGCAGTGAATTTGACAACAGCAATGTGAGATGGGTAATCACAGTACCAGCAATCTGGAAAATGCCTGCAAAGCAGTTCATGAGGGAAGCAGCTTATAAG TCTGCTCTGGTGTCACGTGAAAACCCAGAACAGCTGATCATTGCTCTGGAGCCCGAGGCCGCCTCCATCTATTGTCGTAAGCTGCGCCTCCATCAGATGGTGGACCTGGGCACACAAACCACCCAGAACGGCTTCAGCCCCAACGATAATGTGGGGAGTGGAATGACCCAAG CTAAGGAGCATGCACGGCGCAACCGACAGAGCCGCACCTTTTTGGTGGAAAATGTCATAGGGGAGCTTTGGTCGGAGCTGGAAGAAG GTGACCGTTATGTGGTAATGGACTGTGGGGGAGGAACAGTGGACCTGACTGTCCATCAAATCCGTCTTCCAGAAGGACATCTAAAAGAACTCTACAAGGCCTCGG GTGGACCTTATGGCTCTATCGGGGTTGATTATGAGTTTGAGAAGTTGCTGTGTAAGATCTTTGGCCAGGATTTCATCGACCAGTTTAAAATTAAGAGGCCAGCCGCCTGGGTGGACCTGATGATTGCATTTGAGTCTCGGAAGAGAGCGGCGGCTCCTGAGAGGACCAACCCTCTCAACATCAACCTGCCTTTCTCCTTCATCGACTACTACAAGAAGTTCCGGGGTCACAGCGTCGACCACGCTCTGCGCAAAAGCAA TGTGGACTTTGTTAAATGGTCATCTCAAGGGATGCTGAGGATGAGTCCAGATGCAATGAATACCCTCTTCAAACCGACCATAGACCACATCATCCAACATCTCA CTGAACTCTTTGAGAAGCCAGAAGTTAGCGACATTAAGTTCCTGTTCCTGGTTGGAGGTTTTGCTGAGTCCGCCCTGCTGCAGCAGGCTGTCCAGAACATGCTTCAGGGCCGCTCCAGAATCATCATCCCGCACGACGTTGGTCTAACCATCCTGAAAGGTGCTGTGCTGTTTGGCCTGGACCCCAGTGTCATTAAAGTGCGTCGTGCACCCCTGACATACGGGGTAGGTGTCCTTAATCGATTCGTGGAGGGCAAGCACCCGCCGGAGAAACTGCTGATAAAGGACGGAACCCGCTGGTGCACAGACGTCTTCGACACTTTCATTGCTGCTGACCAATCTGTGGCACTGGGTGAGATGGTGAAGCGCAGCTACACGCCAGCCAAGCCTTCCCAACAGGTTATAGTTATCCATGTTTATTGCTCAGAGAAGGAGAGCGCAGGGTTTATCAGCGAGCCCGGGGTCAGGAAGTGTGGGACGCTTCGCTTAGATGTCAGTGGAACAGAAAGTTCAGCCCCACGCCGTGAGATCCAGACCCTCATGCAGTTCGGTGACACAGAGATTCGAGCCATGGCTATAGACGTGTCCACAGGACGCACCGTCAAAGCTAGCATCGACTTCCTAAGCCACTAA
- the hspa12a gene encoding heat shock 70 kDa protein 12A isoform X3 gives MTEKDTGTENIITDEMANPLSKSGGDPGITPLSPSHIQQSDTDQVQSGPSFVVVVAIDFGTTSSGYAYAFTKEPECIHTMRRWEGGDPGVSNQKTPTTILLTPDRKFHSFGYAARDFYHDLDPSESKHWLYLEKFKMKLHTTANLSIDTEIHAANGKRVKALDIFAYALAFFKEQALKELSDQTGSEFDNSNVRWVITVPAIWKMPAKQFMREAAYKSALVSRENPEQLIIALEPEAASIYCRKLRLHQMVDLGTQTTQNGFSPNDNVGSGMTQGDRYVVMDCGGGTVDLTVHQIRLPEGHLKELYKASGGPYGSIGVDYEFEKLLCKIFGQDFIDQFKIKRPAAWVDLMIAFESRKRAAAPERTNPLNINLPFSFIDYYKKFRGHSVDHALRKSNVDFVKWSSQGMLRMSPDAMNTLFKPTIDHIIQHLTELFEKPEVSDIKFLFLVGGFAESALLQQAVQNMLQGRSRIIIPHDVGLTILKGAVLFGLDPSVIKVRRAPLTYGVGVLNRFVEGKHPPEKLLIKDGTRWCTDVFDTFIAADQSVALGEMVKRSYTPAKPSQQVIVIHVYCSEKESAGFISEPGVRKCGTLRLDVSGTESSAPRREIQTLMQFGDTEIRAMAIDVSTGRTVKASIDFLSH, from the exons ATGAGATGGCGAATCCTTTGTCAAAGAGTGGAGGCGACCCGGGAATCACCCCTCTATCGCCGTCACATATCCAG CAAAGTGACACGGACCAGGTGCAGTCCGGACCGTCCTTTGTGGTGGTGGTCGCCATCGACTTCGGCACGACGTCCAGCGGTTATGCTTACGCTTTCACAAAGGAGCCTGAGTGCATTCACACCATGAG GCGCTGGGAGGGCGGAGACCCTGGTGTTTCCAATCAGAAGACTCCAACCACCATCCTGCTGACTCCAGACAGAAAGTTTCACAGCTTCGGATACGCAGCCCGTGATTTCTACCACGACCTGGATCCTAGCGAGTCCAAACACTGGCTGTACCTGGAGAAATTCAAAATGAAGCTTCACACCACTGCA AATCTGTCCATTGACACTGAGATCCACGCGGCAAATGGAAAGCGAGTTAAAGCCCTGGACATCTTTGCCTATGCGCTGGCATTCTTTAAGGAGCAAGCATTAAAG GAGCTCAGTGATCAAACCGGCAGTGAATTTGACAACAGCAATGTGAGATGGGTAATCACAGTACCAGCAATCTGGAAAATGCCTGCAAAGCAGTTCATGAGGGAAGCAGCTTATAAG TCTGCTCTGGTGTCACGTGAAAACCCAGAACAGCTGATCATTGCTCTGGAGCCCGAGGCCGCCTCCATCTATTGTCGTAAGCTGCGCCTCCATCAGATGGTGGACCTGGGCACACAAACCACCCAGAACGGCTTCAGCCCCAACGATAATGTGGGGAGTGGAATGACCCAAG GTGACCGTTATGTGGTAATGGACTGTGGGGGAGGAACAGTGGACCTGACTGTCCATCAAATCCGTCTTCCAGAAGGACATCTAAAAGAACTCTACAAGGCCTCGG GTGGACCTTATGGCTCTATCGGGGTTGATTATGAGTTTGAGAAGTTGCTGTGTAAGATCTTTGGCCAGGATTTCATCGACCAGTTTAAAATTAAGAGGCCAGCCGCCTGGGTGGACCTGATGATTGCATTTGAGTCTCGGAAGAGAGCGGCGGCTCCTGAGAGGACCAACCCTCTCAACATCAACCTGCCTTTCTCCTTCATCGACTACTACAAGAAGTTCCGGGGTCACAGCGTCGACCACGCTCTGCGCAAAAGCAA TGTGGACTTTGTTAAATGGTCATCTCAAGGGATGCTGAGGATGAGTCCAGATGCAATGAATACCCTCTTCAAACCGACCATAGACCACATCATCCAACATCTCA CTGAACTCTTTGAGAAGCCAGAAGTTAGCGACATTAAGTTCCTGTTCCTGGTTGGAGGTTTTGCTGAGTCCGCCCTGCTGCAGCAGGCTGTCCAGAACATGCTTCAGGGCCGCTCCAGAATCATCATCCCGCACGACGTTGGTCTAACCATCCTGAAAGGTGCTGTGCTGTTTGGCCTGGACCCCAGTGTCATTAAAGTGCGTCGTGCACCCCTGACATACGGGGTAGGTGTCCTTAATCGATTCGTGGAGGGCAAGCACCCGCCGGAGAAACTGCTGATAAAGGACGGAACCCGCTGGTGCACAGACGTCTTCGACACTTTCATTGCTGCTGACCAATCTGTGGCACTGGGTGAGATGGTGAAGCGCAGCTACACGCCAGCCAAGCCTTCCCAACAGGTTATAGTTATCCATGTTTATTGCTCAGAGAAGGAGAGCGCAGGGTTTATCAGCGAGCCCGGGGTCAGGAAGTGTGGGACGCTTCGCTTAGATGTCAGTGGAACAGAAAGTTCAGCCCCACGCCGTGAGATCCAGACCCTCATGCAGTTCGGTGACACAGAGATTCGAGCCATGGCTATAGACGTGTCCACAGGACGCACCGTCAAAGCTAGCATCGACTTCCTAAGCCACTAA
- the LOC122842867 gene encoding uncharacterized protein LOC122842867 isoform X1, whose product MEIGGPPQGELHPQRRVVESSGRTTQQPQCRSFHRLGPEQIQPWTLKSKGTPPPRRVPAEPGGPGPERAITPLNTQLWRPRTSNTPVGRGSQQPPNDNTHLRKTICGMQSMRFDMMFVCCIFHLIVCIVATRWPPEYVDTTQRRSDGERCASLEENAHQPRSQKKRTTKNIPKDLSNSRVPQENLQESHLESEERAKSFW is encoded by the exons ATGGAGATCGGCGGACCACCACAGGGAGAATTGCACCCTCAGAGAAGAGTAGTGGAAAGCTCTGGGAGAACCACGCAGCAGCCACAGTGCAGAAGCTTCCACAGGCTCGGCCCAGAGCAGATCCAGCCATGGACCCTGAAATCCAAGGGCACGCCACCCCCCAGGAGAGTCCCAGCAGAGCCAGGAGGTCCAGGACCTGAGAGAGCCATCACCCCTCTGAACACCCAGCTCTGGAGACCAAGAACCAGCAACACTCCAGTGGGCAGAGGCAGCCAGCAGCCACCAAATGACAACACCCACTTAAGAAAAACTATCTGTGGAATGCAATCTATGAGGTTTGACATGATGTTTGTCTGctgcattttccatttaataG TTTGTATTGTCGCCACTAGGTGGCCACCTGAGTACGTCGATACAACACAACGTCGTTCAGATGGGGAGAGATGTGCGTCATTGGAAGAAA ATGCACATCAACCCCgctcccaaaaaaaaagaacaacaaaaaacataccaAAGG ACTTGTCAAACTCCAGAGTTCCCCAGGAGAACCTGCAGg AATCCCATCTTGAATCTGAGGAGAGAGCTAAAAGCTTTTGGTGA
- the LOC122842867 gene encoding uncharacterized protein LOC122842867 isoform X2, with protein MEIGGPPQGELHPQRRVVESSGRTTQQPQCRSFHRLGPEQIQPWTLKSKGTPPPRRVPAEPGGPGPERAITPLNTQLWRPRTSNTPVGRGSQQPPNDNTHLRKTICGMQSMRWPPEYVDTTQRRSDGERCASLEENAHQPRSQKKRTTKNIPKDLSNSRVPQENLQESHLESEERAKSFW; from the exons ATGGAGATCGGCGGACCACCACAGGGAGAATTGCACCCTCAGAGAAGAGTAGTGGAAAGCTCTGGGAGAACCACGCAGCAGCCACAGTGCAGAAGCTTCCACAGGCTCGGCCCAGAGCAGATCCAGCCATGGACCCTGAAATCCAAGGGCACGCCACCCCCCAGGAGAGTCCCAGCAGAGCCAGGAGGTCCAGGACCTGAGAGAGCCATCACCCCTCTGAACACCCAGCTCTGGAGACCAAGAACCAGCAACACTCCAGTGGGCAGAGGCAGCCAGCAGCCACCAAATGACAACACCCACTTAAGAAAAACTATCTGTGGAATGCAATCTATGAG GTGGCCACCTGAGTACGTCGATACAACACAACGTCGTTCAGATGGGGAGAGATGTGCGTCATTGGAAGAAA ATGCACATCAACCCCgctcccaaaaaaaaagaacaacaaaaaacataccaAAGG ACTTGTCAAACTCCAGAGTTCCCCAGGAGAACCTGCAGg AATCCCATCTTGAATCTGAGGAGAGAGCTAAAAGCTTTTGGTGA
- the LOC122842867 gene encoding uncharacterized protein LOC122842867 isoform X3, with protein sequence MEIGGPPQGELHPQRRVVESSGRTTQQPQCRSFHRLGPEQIQPWTLKSKGTPPPRRVPAEPGGPGPERAITPLNTQLWRPRTSNTPVGRGSQQPPNDNTHLRKTICGMQSMRFDMMFVCCIFHLIDLSNSRVPQENLQESHLESEERAKSFW encoded by the exons ATGGAGATCGGCGGACCACCACAGGGAGAATTGCACCCTCAGAGAAGAGTAGTGGAAAGCTCTGGGAGAACCACGCAGCAGCCACAGTGCAGAAGCTTCCACAGGCTCGGCCCAGAGCAGATCCAGCCATGGACCCTGAAATCCAAGGGCACGCCACCCCCCAGGAGAGTCCCAGCAGAGCCAGGAGGTCCAGGACCTGAGAGAGCCATCACCCCTCTGAACACCCAGCTCTGGAGACCAAGAACCAGCAACACTCCAGTGGGCAGAGGCAGCCAGCAGCCACCAAATGACAACACCCACTTAAGAAAAACTATCTGTGGAATGCAATCTATGAGGTTTGACATGATGTTTGTCTGctgcattttccatttaataG ACTTGTCAAACTCCAGAGTTCCCCAGGAGAACCTGCAGg AATCCCATCTTGAATCTGAGGAGAGAGCTAAAAGCTTTTGGTGA